The following coding sequences lie in one Pseudomonas syringae CC1557 genomic window:
- a CDS encoding cupin domain-containing protein, translated as MEKEAFLKLLAAEGFGTVVEVEREAFGTLDSHAHNFEAMALVLHGSLVIHKSDGDFTYNSGDIFHLECNEPHSEVFGENGVRYLVGRK; from the coding sequence ATGGAAAAAGAGGCTTTTTTGAAACTGCTTGCCGCCGAAGGGTTCGGCACCGTCGTTGAAGTTGAGCGCGAAGCGTTTGGTACGCTGGACTCGCATGCCCACAACTTTGAGGCGATGGCGCTGGTTCTGCACGGTAGCCTCGTCATCCATAAATCTGATGGCGATTTCACCTACAACTCAGGAGATATTTTTCACCTGGAATGCAATGAACCCCATTCGGAAGTCTTTGGTGAAAATGGCGTACGGTACCTGGTGGGAAGAAAGTGA
- a CDS encoding two-partner secretion domain-containing protein: MNTRSPSSRHVKACTFVAVGPLPFTLQLLAAAILFAGSSGAYALPVGGAVSAGSATIGSGGGTTTITQSSQNAAINWQSFNIGTGESVNFVQPNGSATALNRVLGADPSSILGNLNANGKVFLVNPNGIVFGQGASVNVGGLVGSTRNISDSDFMAGQYNFEGTGAGSVVNHGKINAKGGSVALLGANVSNQGVIQAQLGTVALAAGNAFTLDVAGDGLLNVAVNKGAVDALVQNGGLIQADGGRVLMTAQSANSLLPSSVNNTGVVRAQTLENHNGTIMLMGDMQSGTVNVAGTLDASAPNGGSGGFIETSAAHVNVASGTKVTTLAPAGKTGTWLIDPQDYVISSTGNISGTTLSNNLATSDVLISSPPGAGNGDILVQDPVTWTATTTLTLSAARDIQVSAPITTTGGNLKLLAVRNVNQDAAISATQAGGNGGNVSMVAGKDIKLNQVLTVTNGNVLLVAANDGLDQGTVTFAAKAVVTGTLSTVNIYYAPTSYIVPTDFTGNFTLTGGATLKPFMWTYLQADNKVYDGNNAAILSLRRNPPGVVAQGGTATFDTANVGTGKTVTYNSYSLGGADSGLYALFAPFSYVTAAASTPGSGTTLANITPAPLSIKANDASKTEGDTLVIPNSAFTSSGLVNGETVGSATLTSPGTVASASSTGSPYLINVSNATAGTFNPANYTITYAPGNLLITARPVTTAPGTTPPVTTAPVTTPPVTTPPVTTPPVTTAPVTTPPVTTTPVTTPANTTVPGTIPGTTSPVTSVPDATPPATTVPGTTVPDTTSGTTSPVTTLPGGTIPVSTPVGSTATNPNATDSTIPSTGIPGLAVAANLPGVPVNQYLGAKTPDIGNTGNPNDPGNPGNPSSPGSPGNPAAPGNPSEGRAPHNERAYVPSLAALTVVGAGINMPANQLAQVTPLLPMQVKDSPGDPAKANTQQIPYPYKAPVYLPRQERN; this comes from the coding sequence ATGAATACCCGTTCCCCCTCAAGCAGGCATGTCAAAGCCTGTACCTTCGTCGCTGTTGGTCCTTTGCCTTTTACGCTGCAACTGCTGGCGGCTGCCATCCTTTTCGCCGGCTCAAGCGGCGCCTACGCGCTTCCTGTTGGCGGCGCAGTTTCGGCGGGCAGCGCCACCATTGGTTCGGGTGGCGGCACTACAACCATTACCCAGTCCAGCCAGAATGCCGCGATCAATTGGCAGAGTTTCAATATCGGAACCGGAGAGTCGGTCAATTTCGTGCAGCCCAATGGCAGCGCAACAGCTCTCAACCGGGTACTGGGCGCGGACCCATCAAGCATTCTGGGTAACCTCAATGCCAACGGCAAAGTATTTCTGGTCAACCCCAACGGTATCGTTTTCGGCCAAGGCGCGTCGGTCAATGTCGGCGGCCTGGTGGGCTCCACGCGCAACATCAGCGACAGCGATTTCATGGCTGGCCAATACAATTTCGAAGGCACCGGGGCCGGCAGTGTGGTCAATCACGGCAAAATCAACGCTAAGGGCGGATCTGTGGCGCTGCTCGGTGCCAATGTCAGCAACCAAGGTGTGATTCAGGCGCAACTCGGCACTGTTGCCCTGGCGGCCGGCAACGCGTTCACCCTGGATGTGGCGGGTGACGGACTGCTCAATGTGGCGGTCAACAAGGGCGCGGTGGATGCTCTGGTGCAGAACGGCGGCCTGATCCAGGCCGACGGTGGCCGTGTGCTGATGACCGCTCAGTCGGCGAACAGCCTGTTGCCGTCCAGCGTGAACAACACCGGCGTGGTTCGGGCCCAGACCCTGGAAAATCACAACGGCACCATCATGCTGATGGGTGACATGCAGAGCGGCACCGTGAATGTGGCTGGTACCCTGGATGCCAGCGCACCCAATGGAGGCTCCGGCGGTTTTATCGAGACGTCCGCGGCACACGTCAACGTCGCCAGCGGCACGAAAGTGACTACCCTGGCGCCCGCTGGCAAGACGGGCACCTGGTTGATCGACCCCCAGGATTATGTGATATCGAGCACGGGAAATATCTCCGGCACCACGCTCTCGAATAACCTGGCCACCAGTGACGTTCTCATTTCCAGTCCTCCAGGTGCGGGTAACGGCGATATTCTGGTCCAGGACCCTGTGACGTGGACAGCTACGACCACCCTGACCCTGAGTGCCGCTCGCGATATCCAGGTGAGTGCGCCCATCACCACGACGGGTGGCAACCTGAAGCTGCTCGCCGTACGTAATGTCAATCAGGATGCAGCGATCAGCGCGACGCAAGCCGGTGGTAACGGTGGCAATGTCTCGATGGTCGCGGGCAAGGATATCAAACTCAACCAGGTTCTTACTGTGACCAACGGCAACGTATTGCTGGTGGCCGCCAATGACGGCTTGGACCAGGGTACTGTCACGTTCGCAGCCAAGGCCGTGGTGACCGGAACGCTGTCCACCGTCAATATTTACTACGCGCCGACCAGCTACATAGTGCCAACGGACTTCACCGGCAACTTCACCCTGACCGGTGGCGCGACGCTGAAGCCGTTCATGTGGACTTACCTGCAGGCTGACAACAAGGTCTATGACGGCAACAACGCGGCGATATTGTCGTTACGCAGGAACCCGCCTGGCGTCGTGGCGCAGGGCGGAACGGCTACGTTCGATACGGCGAACGTAGGCACCGGTAAAACAGTGACGTACAACAGTTATTCCCTCGGCGGGGCCGACAGCGGGCTGTATGCCTTGTTTGCGCCGTTCAGCTATGTGACGGCGGCTGCCAGTACTCCAGGGTCCGGTACTACCCTGGCGAACATCACGCCCGCCCCATTGAGCATCAAGGCCAACGACGCCAGCAAGACCGAAGGCGATACGCTGGTGATCCCGAATTCGGCGTTCACCTCCTCCGGGCTGGTCAATGGCGAAACCGTTGGTAGCGCGACGCTGACTAGCCCCGGTACTGTGGCGAGCGCCAGCTCGACCGGCAGTCCTTACCTGATCAACGTCAGCAATGCCACTGCAGGAACGTTCAACCCTGCCAACTACACCATCACTTACGCTCCGGGTAACTTGTTGATCACGGCAAGGCCTGTCACTACAGCACCTGGGACCACGCCTCCTGTGACTACAGCGCCCGTGACCACGCCACCTGTTACTACACCTCCAGTGACCACACCACCTGTGACTACAGCTCCAGTGACCACACCGCCTGTCACTACAACGCCTGTGACCACGCCAGCCAACACAACTGTGCCAGGTACCATACCGGGTACAACGTCACCGGTGACGAGCGTGCCGGATGCGACGCCTCCAGCGACGACAGTACCGGGCACAACTGTGCCAGATACCACATCGGGCACGACGTCACCGGTGACCACCTTGCCTGGAGGGACGATCCCGGTTTCAACGCCGGTTGGCTCCACGGCTACAAATCCGAATGCCACGGATTCGACAATCCCGAGCACCGGCATACCGGGGCTGGCAGTGGCTGCTAATCTACCGGGTGTTCCTGTGAATCAATACTTGGGTGCCAAAACTCCGGATATCGGCAATACAGGCAATCCGAACGACCCAGGCAATCCAGGCAACCCGAGCAGCCCAGGCAGTCCAGGTAATCCAGCCGCGCCTGGCAACCCTTCAGAGGGCCGCGCGCCACACAATGAACGCGCCTATGTACCGTCCTTGGCCGCGCTCACGGTAGTGGGAGCCGGGATTAATATGCCTGCCAATCAGTTGGCGCAAGTTACGCCCCTTTTGCCGATGCAGGTCAAGGATTCACCCGGCGATCCGGCCAAGGCCAACACCCAGCAAATACCTTATCCCTACAAAGCCCCGGTTTACTTGCCCAGGCAAGAACGTAATTGA
- a CDS encoding ShlB/FhaC/HecB family hemolysin secretion/activation protein: protein MQKKFVACVVLTLSQGVYAASLVPSAGSQIQQIPVAPTLEKVPPHMSVEQAKAPAVPASDSARLKVNALHLTGNRLYSEAQLLSLTGFVPGKELSLGQLQAMAAQIADFYHQKGYFVAQAYLPAQEIKNGAVTIAIIEGQYGDITIHNQSTLSDRLANSALDDLHSADAIHSSALERDLLLLSDTPGVEVRSTLVPGASVGAADLIVDVTPGQQVTGSIDADNGGNRYTGQYRLGGTLNINNLAGQGDVVSLRALSSFDGLDYARAAYQMQFGQATAGVAYSRLDYKLGREFSELHGNGTADIASVYGSYPLLRSRRTNLYVQMGVDYKTFDDRIDLVSSHVDRNVAVLMTTLRGDHRDDFGGGGLTAGSLTWSTGNLDIETREARSADGLTARSNGHYDKLGFSVMRLQRVTDAFSLYGAVNGQVASKNLDISEKMYLGGIDGVRAYPQGEAFGDEGYLATVEARYLLPPFSGMGQVQLVSFVDTGTVTLNENRWDGSDRTRTLSGAGVGINWFDFNNYSVKTYYAQKLGGETATSAPDSSGRFWVQVVKYF, encoded by the coding sequence GTGCAGAAGAAGTTTGTGGCGTGCGTGGTTTTGACCTTGAGCCAAGGCGTATATGCAGCATCGCTTGTGCCGAGTGCCGGGAGCCAGATCCAACAGATTCCCGTTGCTCCCACACTGGAAAAAGTGCCGCCGCACATGAGCGTCGAGCAAGCCAAAGCACCTGCAGTGCCCGCTTCCGACAGCGCCCGGTTAAAAGTCAATGCGTTGCATCTGACGGGCAATCGCCTTTATTCCGAAGCGCAGTTACTGAGTCTGACCGGCTTCGTTCCGGGCAAGGAACTGAGCCTGGGCCAGTTGCAGGCCATGGCTGCACAGATTGCCGACTTTTATCACCAGAAGGGCTATTTCGTTGCTCAAGCGTACTTGCCGGCCCAGGAAATCAAGAACGGTGCCGTCACCATCGCGATCATCGAGGGCCAGTACGGGGACATAACGATACACAACCAGAGCACGCTTTCCGACCGCTTGGCCAACAGTGCGCTGGACGATCTGCACAGCGCCGATGCCATCCATTCCAGTGCCCTGGAACGTGATTTGCTGTTGCTCTCGGACACGCCCGGCGTGGAAGTACGCTCAACCCTGGTGCCCGGCGCGTCGGTAGGCGCGGCTGACCTGATTGTCGATGTGACGCCTGGACAACAAGTGACCGGCAGCATCGATGCCGACAACGGCGGTAATCGTTACACAGGCCAGTATCGTCTGGGCGGGACCCTTAATATCAATAATCTGGCCGGGCAGGGCGACGTGGTCTCACTGCGCGCGCTTTCCAGTTTCGATGGTCTGGACTATGCACGTGCGGCTTACCAGATGCAGTTTGGCCAGGCGACCGCAGGCGTTGCCTACAGTCGACTGGATTATAAGCTGGGTCGGGAGTTCAGCGAGTTGCACGGTAATGGTACGGCTGACATTGCCAGTGTCTATGGCAGCTACCCGCTGCTGCGTTCACGCCGCACCAACCTGTACGTGCAGATGGGTGTGGATTACAAGACGTTCGACGACCGCATCGATCTGGTGTCGTCACATGTCGATCGCAACGTCGCGGTGTTGATGACTACCTTGCGTGGGGATCATCGCGATGACTTTGGCGGCGGCGGACTGACAGCGGGCTCCCTGACTTGGTCGACCGGCAACCTGGATATTGAAACCCGAGAAGCGCGCTCGGCAGACGGGCTCACTGCCCGCAGTAATGGGCACTACGACAAGCTGGGTTTCAGCGTCATGCGCTTGCAGCGTGTCACCGATGCGTTCTCGTTGTATGGCGCCGTCAATGGCCAGGTGGCTTCCAAGAATCTGGATATCTCGGAAAAGATGTATCTGGGCGGCATCGATGGCGTGCGTGCCTACCCCCAGGGTGAAGCCTTCGGTGACGAAGGTTACCTGGCGACCGTGGAAGCCCGGTACCTGCTGCCGCCTTTTTCGGGAATGGGGCAAGTGCAACTGGTCAGCTTCGTCGATACCGGTACTGTCACGCTCAACGAAAATCGCTGGGATGGCTCGGACCGGACTCGAACCCTTAGCGGGGCGGGAGTAGGCATTAACTGGTTCGACTTCAATAACTATTCCGTGAAGACCTACTACGCGCAAAAGCTGGGAGGCGAAACGGCCACCTCGGCTCCGGATTCGAGCGGCCGCTTCTGGGTCCAGGTGGTCAAGTATTTTTGA